The genomic DNA TCCACAGAGTGATCTCAGCCCAAAAGCTCCATAGCAGTTTTGAAACATGGAAATCTGAAAATATCTTGAGTTATTTTTTGAGAGATTTTTCTATAACCCCATACTATTCTGAAACTAATCAAAGTTATaccaaaattctaaaatttaagTACTAATGGGACAGAATTTGTACCAGGCTTGTAATTGACAGTTGAAGTGTTATGCCTGTGAGATTGGAATTGTATGCTTCATGCATGTGCACCATGCACAATTAAGAAATTGGACTCCCACTGCGTGTTCATGGGATTATGTTAATCACTcatgttttaaccctttcactcccaagatttaattaataattctccttactatccgccatacaattcttctgatgtaagttcagagaatttgttattggatcaactaataatcccataattgatattcttctctattctcatcacctgcctgcttgatattgtattgatattgtaaggagaaattctgtcttggtcactggtgggagtgaaagggttataagacagactccactcagtcctattactattacAAAGCAGTAGTaccaatggcaatctattgttcTTCCATTGCTGTCTTTATCCAAGAATTGTAAGCATAATAAAGTAAGTGGTTGCACCAAAATCTTGCCATATTCTTTTACTTTCAATCACATCCCACTCACAACCCTTCCATTTGTTTATTGATCAATTTGCTCATTCTCATTGAATATACTTTGGTTTAAGGTTTCCCTTGTAACTAACCCACCCATGAGTTTCATACAATTTTACTGGCTACTTTGCATCACATGCTGCAAAATTGCCAGACATTTATAATGCAATATCTATCCTTCCATTATTTCCATTGAAAAGAGATGAAGCCAGAAGAAAAATGCCAGCTCAAAAGTTTCATCTTTTCATTCCTATTACTTTACATAGTAGAAAAACAGACTTGTTTGGTCCAGTCAAATTAAGAAGCTGGTCGCAAATATGTATTCGCTTTTCAGTAGATCAACACTGACTTTTTTCTAACAAGTAATTTGTGCAAGATATGTAAACTAGGGGGTTACTAAAAAAAATACCCGTTCTCTCAGCTGTGGACATTATCAGCCAACATGCCAACCACCTGAAGAGGTCTGTCTACTAAAAGGCTTAggacctgtttacatggaggtgggggaccccaggtaagTGAGGTAACCCGCTTAGTTGTGGTCAAAACATGTTTACATATAATCTTATAAccctggggtgctggggtgaggtttcttgaggttgttgttgtgcttgcaattaaggagtttgagcagaggcatcccaagctcacgtctcgagaaagaggaaagattaattctcagacacgtatgtatttattcatgaaagcgtcacgcacTGTGTTAAGCGGTGTTAGGCTACATGAGGAACCATTGACTTAATACATTATAAGAATTAGTTTAAATATAGTcaatttacaacgctaaatactcggaaatgtgaacattttacactccttgtatGTCCGTTGCAGTTTCtagtgatttctgccatgagacggccAGGAAGtattcaaagttttaaaacatgcGTGTTTTGCTTTTGAGCTTTTGCCATGAAAACAACCCCAGCTAGGcaggttaccccaccttgagacgtttacatggcaaattgtcaccccagctgacagggttaccctacctggcagaccagGCAACCCACCTAGatgggtcaccccacctatcatgtatATGTGATcacgataaaaaaagaaattatatggacaggcagGTTACCCCACTTaggtgggttacctcacctacctagGGTCCCCCACCcccatgtaaacaggcccaaAGAAAGTCAATGTCACCCGCGGGCAGAACGAATTCCATTTGCAGCCAACAATCCGTGTTCATGAACTCCCAAAATATGTCAGTGGAAGTGAAATTTACTCAATTTGACCCCTTTTAATGGAAAATACCTAAACATGGAAAATTGATGTAGAAAGAGGAGGGGGAGTCTGGAGGATACCGTATTATGTGCATGTTCAGAACGAATACTTTTGAGTGACTTTAAATACTTTCTTCGCGCGATCAATTTCACAATTAATTATGTATATTAAGTCATGACATGTACGGCTTGCAAGCtcacaaatttttattttgctctgaaaatagagcaaaattCAATTGTAAACGTAAAGATCGCAGGCATGGTTAGGTTGATTCGTTTCAAATTTAGGCGGGAATACTACTGTACTTGAACGAGATTTCGTGACATGATCAATCGATGGTTCTAATATGAATAATGTGCACGCACGTTCAGCAAAGTTGGGGCGTCATGGTGGACTGGGAAgttcaaattctccttgatCCGTGACTCTTAATTTTCATCACTGAGAAAAACATCACTGGtagttttttaagtaaattaCGCCTACGAATCGAAGCCTCTCAAAACGAGTATGAGATATCGGCACAGTTCAGCCTACCTCACTTTCATTGTCAAACTGTTTGCCAACTCCAGGATCAATTGGTACAGTGATAATGCAACTGCAAAACAATCCTCTTATTCGGGTGACGTAAAAGAAGCAATCTTCATTCCATCATTTAATCTTCCGCAGACCCAGGAAGTCCAACTATCAAACTGTACAACATCATTCACTAACGCTGATCAGTAAGAACTACGAACTCAAACCCTTTCTCCCAGTCTTTTTCAACTAATATATCGTGCGCCTGTCGTGTTTTTGCCTTACAGCCACATAGTATCGCGTTACATGGCTTTTCCGAGAAGTACAGCTACATTTGGTTGTTTTTGGTCGTGTTCACATTACTTTTTAAACAGGGGAAGCCCTTGCTCAAGGTTAGTATCAGATTATTATTAAGACTGACGGGCAAGAAAGGTGTCGCTGTAAATATCTTTTCTTCATTGAGTTATGTAATCGTTTCTCGGTCATAATATTTGCATCGTGTTGTGTTGCTGTTTTAAACACCTGGATCAACTGGAGAAGGGAGTGCCTCTTTGCAAGCAGTTAATAGTTTGTGGCTCTCTATGAAAGTATGAAAGAACAAAGATTTTAGCTGGTTTAAAGTCAAGCGACATAAAAAGAATAACATCACATGTATATTGCAGTGAGGACTACAGTGTAAATCACTTATCAGAAATCCCAAACCATGCAATTACCCCTCCTTATTGTTATTTTATCTGCAGGGCTTTGGGAACGTCCTTGCATTCGTTGTTTAAAACAACTTCAGGTTTGacagatttcttttttctgtaaaaaaatGAGTGTTTGATGTTTATAAGATATGATGTAATAAATACAGTTTATATAGCAGTTATTGCAAGCCTCAAAGTGTTTTCcaatatgaaaaagaaaaatgtctagggtaatttagtattatcaactgagttgataacatgtATTGGCCATAATAAATAGTTTCAAAGTTGATGTTtcccttcatcagagtgaataCCCTATTAACCTATTTTCTACATTACTACATATTTTATAGACATCTAGAGttaaaacttagaaacaaaAACTCTAGGAGTAGATCACTCCTGTCAAAAACTACAGGGGTTCAATGTAAGCTCATTACTGGTAGTCTACTGCCATCTGTAAGACTTCTCACCACTCTCCAGCCTGTAAAAAGGttcttgtgtttgggttttgccttaCAGCACAGCTGCCTAATATTTACACCATCAAaagctgcttatggaaaaagtaaTTGAAGCCTCTGCAGATATCTATCGGATTCCAAACAACATGTGTTTTTAATTAAAGTTTACCTtttacacttaaaaaaattgccttAAGTACCTTAAAGCAAAAGTTGTGGAGCTCTCTGTGACTAatttatcatcaatattttaaaatgtgtaaaaacattttctttgcataattttttctcattatttgCAATACGTAATATTTTTAACATATGTTTATCTGTTTACATCGTGAGTAATCAATAATTATTTAGTTATTTGATGCATCATTTAGAGTTTCTTTTAAACAGGTGGTACACATTCACTTCGTCTCATGTCATCGCATTCCAATGGAGCTGAAAGCAGTAGTTCTCACCTTGAGAGGACAGAACATTCACCAAGACAGGAGGTGACGAAGTTAGCtgacaaaagataaaaataaagacaGTTAATGATTTAGACCCAGGAGTAACTTGTGATCTTGTAGTCTGATCATcaaggtgagtgtagtcctgagaaggactgttgtcagtagaACCATATTTGGCAACCATGCGACAACCTACCACTGATAAGGGTCCTactcaggactacactcacctaCATAATCAGGCTACATgatcaaaaaaagaaagcagTCATTACTTAGAGCACTTAATTGACTAACAAAGTAATCTATTTAGTACAGAACCATTTTATACTCCTGGATGTAGAGATCAaagcactgtgaaagtaaattattttgcccaagaacacaaaaagATGCCTTGGCCAGGTCTTGAACCTGGACTTCTCTACCCAGAGTCCAGTGCAGTGATCATCAGGCCAGCATGTCTCCCAACTATTTGATAATTTCCATCCACACATAAGACCTGTAAGCTTAAGTTAGCTGTCTGTGGGGGTTTGACTTCACTTAGATGATAATTACTGCATTCTCTTTACCACAGTTTTTAGTGCAAGGTACAGTAACAGAGATGACTCAGTTGTCAAAGACTGTTAAGGGACTTTCCATAGAGGTGAAAGACAGaagattttcatttaaatgtggACAATGGTGAGCACCTACATAGTAATCTTTTAAACAAATGGATGAGTAGAAATGATGTGCTGCTTCTCAACACACATTTTTGTCATTGAAGAAAACTATAGAATTTTTAATTACTACCAAcagaataataataatcttttaTCCAAATGTGACAGCTGAAAATTTGAACCTCTGTATCTAGTAATTACCACTGGATGTTGAAACCATTAATATTTACAGGCGCTTGTTGTAATAGAttgtgtgaaaaaaagtgtAGTCCTCTTTTTCagtcttatttttattcattccaACAAGCAATAATTATTTGGAGGAggatacatgtatatgtattgAACAATGAGTTTGAATGACTTTTCCTTTGCTAGTTTGTTTACTATTAAACATGAAAATCCAGCAGGAGTGTATTTTTTAGACTTGCAGtttaagaaaactgaaatttcttctggtaattattattattttttgattCTCTGttcagaaataaacaataactAAAAAGAGGAAGCTTATGAAGTTTTTAGGTGTATTGTTTCAAGATGGATGTTTCAAGGGGTTCTTAATCCTTTTCTCGCTAAGAGTGATAGCATCTATTTCCTCCTgacaatgtcacccctgaatcaaacatcaaggtcacaaactgaagaagctattgattgtaaaacaaattctccttgtaagtatgtcaggaaatgtatagagataAGTGTGGAGAActtgaatactgatgttagggtgtaaaaggttgaTTTGCATCcataattttccatttcacaaaaaacttatttttgcaGTTTAAGGACAATCAAGAAAAGCTGCAAGAACTGAAAGCTGTGAAATATTCTTGCCACatatgcaactttttttttctctccatcagGGTGGATTTCTTTATTCCAGGAGTTCCTACTGTGGGTGGGTTTACCATATGTTCCAGCCACAGGctgcttaaagaaaaaagatcCATAGACCTTGCTGTCAAACACAGCGAACATCCTCCAGCCCTTTGGGTTCACACTCAGGTGTGTACAGAAATATGGATACTTAGTTGGCACAGAATGCCTTTATTTATAAGGCAAGCCATAGCTGTTAGGCCCATAggagtgactagtatctaatttctccccatgTTATCACCTGGAAATCAgacattaaggttatgagaataaagaaaatgatcaccaactaaaggagctcttgattgttaaacaaattctccctatcaGCAGCTTACACAATTTAGGAAGAACAATAAGGAGGATGTgaataatgatgttagggtttaaTGTAAAGcatcaaaaaattattattaatcttTTATAATTTAAGAGATCAGATAGAGGTTATAAGGTTGATAGGCAGGGTCTTCTTATAGATAAACAAAGTATACAATGTAGTCTGGAATGAACAGCCTAGCATGCTTCCTCACTGAAGAAGTAAAGCACTGATATTTGCTGCTTGAAATAGGCTATGAAGTGTAGACCATGAAagtccttaaccctttaactcccatgagtgaccaagacagaatttctcctcacaatatcaatacaatatcaagcagacaagtcatgaaaataaagaaaaatatcagctaggggattataagttgatccaataccaaattctccaaactaacatcacaaggtcagtatggcagacagcaaggagaattactagtgagatcttgggagttaaagggttaaaattataTTCAGTGCAAACTACAGGAATAGACATTTATACTATCAAAGGATTTTCAGTTTTCCCCTTGAAGAGTAATAACTAACCAAATAGCAGTTTTCAGTACATAATTTGCCAAAGATATAAATGTTTGTGTTGAAATTATTTGTTGAGTGCCACTTGTACGGGTCCTAGTAAATCAAAATAGGGGGTTATACTTCATGCTTATGAAGTTGTCTCCTTTTTATCCATATTAGTGTCAAGTTGGCAGTAAAGTTCATATGAAAGTCGGGGGAGAGTGTTATTTTGACCCAAATCCTGAAGGCTCCAGTCCAGATCTGCTTCTGATTGCTGGTGGTGTTGGAATCAACCCCTTGTACTCCATTGCACAACATGTCGCTGACATTTCCTCTGATGCTAGCCATCAGTATGATGGGAAAACAGTGCTTCTGTTTAGTGCTAAGAACCAAGATGAACTGCTGTATAAGGTACACTACAATTTATCTTAGAATACATAATTTGATCTTCAATGGTAAAATGCGGGAAAGGTGGAATTTGTGATATGTTTTTGACAATTATCTATTTGAATTATTGCCTCTTTAGTCAAGATTTTCAGACTGAGAAGTATTTCTTTGAAgtccttcaaaaaattaaattctatcGCTTGCAACGCGCTTAGTTCAACTTTAAACACGGAGAGAAATGGAATGACAGACTGCTGATATCTCTCCATTTCAGTCTGACTTAAAAGTTCTCTTTTGTCGTTTACAACTTCCCCTTTTAAGCCACTGTGTGAATGACCTGTAAAGGATCGATAAATACAGTATGGCtagtgagaaaaaaaactatgtaTTTGTTTACAAACTCAATGAACCATGCAGATGTTTGCATGTAGccctgtttattttgaattaaaaagtaGCTTTggaattgtattttttttatcttgttagTGTGACTGTTTGTTTCTTATTCTGTCCTCTTTTGTAGGATAATCTTTTGAAAATGTCAGAACAGTGCCCATCTATACTCTGCAAGTTTTTTGTCACAAAACCAGATGCTGATACACAGACAAACGTGAACAGCGTTCAATGTAAGTGATCGTAAAAACGTATCTAGTTTCGGTTTTTGGCTTGAGTGTAGTTACAATTCAGGCCTACTAGCCAGCCCAAACTCGGAATATTCTAGTACTCATTGTCATGTGAGATTTTGTGAGCTATTGAGTGTCTGAGGTAATCCGAATTTCTTTGGTTATACTTTACTCCGCTATATGACTGTTTCAACAAGATCCAAAACGAAAACCTACACAATTcggttttcccgcgctttaggcagtttggttggtttttatctttagttttcattggctcttaaCACCGTCCTTTCATATGATTGGCTCTTGTGAtgacttttgttttgcttttacgaCACTAGACCGAAAAAGCGCAGTAGTTTCTGATCTTTGAAGCTGGCACGCACTGTGGTATTCAAACGACCAGGAATTAACAATGAGAACATgaagacaaataattttttatgtgtttacaaacgttacaaaatatgagTGTTGGAAGCTCGTTGATTCCCGTGTCTTATTTTGCCCACCTTCAAATTGCTAGGTGAACGTGGTCGTATCAACGAATCGCGACTACAAGAAGCTGTGTCCTCTCTGGACAGGAATAGATTAATTTGTTACATCTGTGGTCCTCCCCCAATGATCCAACAGATAACTGAAATTTTGTACAAGATGGATATTGAGGAAAGCAGGATACTCTTTGAGAAATGGTGGTAGCAAGACTTGAAGCTTCTTCATTTTAGGTACGACGGAGAGAAGTACAGAAAGCCATGCCATTTGGTGAACAAGTGACAGTCGCCCTCAT from Pocillopora verrucosa isolate sample1 chromosome 10, ASM3666991v2, whole genome shotgun sequence includes the following:
- the LOC131785834 gene encoding oxidoreductase NAD-binding domain-containing protein 1-like; amino-acid sequence: MAFPRSTATFGCFWSCSHYFLNRGSPCSRALGTSLHSLFKTTSGGTHSLRLMSSHSNGAESSSSHLERTEHSPRQEFLVQGTVTEMTQLSKTVKGLSIEVKDRRFSFKCGQWVDFFIPGVPTVGGFTICSSHRLLKEKRSIDLAVKHSEHPPALWVHTQCQVGSKVHMKVGGECYFDPNPEGSSPDLLLIAGGVGINPLYSIAQHVADISSDASHQYDGKTVLLFSAKNQDELLYKDNLLKMSEQCPSILCKFFVTKPDADTQTNVNSVQCERGRINESRLQEAVSSLDRNRLICYICGPPPMIQQITEILYKMDIEESRILFEKWW